One genomic region from Nostoc sphaeroides encodes:
- the obgE gene encoding GTPase ObgE, with amino-acid sequence MQFIDQAKIEVEAGKGGDGIVAFRREKYVPTGGPSGGNGGRGGSVFFVADENLQTLLDFRYNHRFQAEKGTRGGPNNCTGAAGKDLIIEVPCGTTIYDAETGELLGDLIEPKQSLRIAQGGKGGLGNQHFLSNRNRAPEYALPGLPGEIKQLRLELKLLAEVGIIGLPNAGKSTLISSLSAARPKIADYPFTTLIPNLGVVRKPTGDGTVFADIPGLIEGAAHGAGLGHDFLRHIERTRVLLHLIDATSHDVVRDYNTIKEELQAYGRGLAERPQILALNKIDAVDRETIDLEALATQLNHLSYAPVFVISAVTRTGLEPMLQEIWGILDQMKVPQEVEVLR; translated from the coding sequence ATGCAATTTATCGACCAAGCAAAAATTGAAGTTGAAGCTGGTAAGGGTGGCGATGGTATTGTCGCCTTCCGGCGAGAAAAATACGTGCCGACTGGTGGCCCCTCTGGTGGTAACGGGGGAAGAGGCGGTTCGGTATTTTTTGTTGCCGATGAAAACCTGCAAACCTTGCTAGACTTCAGATATAACCATCGTTTTCAGGCAGAAAAAGGCACTCGTGGTGGGCCAAATAACTGCACTGGAGCAGCAGGAAAGGATTTAATCATCGAAGTTCCCTGTGGTACAACAATTTATGATGCTGAAACTGGCGAATTGTTGGGGGATTTAATTGAGCCTAAGCAGAGTTTGCGGATTGCCCAAGGTGGTAAAGGCGGACTAGGAAATCAGCATTTCTTGAGTAACCGTAACCGCGCCCCAGAATACGCCCTTCCAGGATTACCAGGGGAAATAAAGCAGCTGCGTCTAGAGTTAAAACTTTTGGCAGAAGTGGGGATTATTGGCTTACCAAATGCTGGTAAATCCACTCTAATTTCATCTTTATCAGCTGCACGTCCAAAAATTGCAGACTACCCCTTCACTACCCTGATCCCAAATTTGGGTGTAGTGCGGAAACCTACTGGCGATGGTACTGTTTTCGCCGATATTCCCGGATTAATTGAGGGAGCGGCTCACGGTGCAGGGTTGGGACACGATTTCTTACGTCATATCGAGCGCACGCGAGTGCTACTTCACCTAATTGATGCCACTAGTCATGATGTAGTTAGAGATTACAACACAATTAAGGAAGAATTACAAGCTTATGGACGGGGTTTAGCAGAACGCCCGCAAATTTTAGCGCTGAACAAAATTGATGCAGTTGATCGGGAAACTATCGATTTGGAGGCGTTAGCCACCCAACTTAATCATCTCTCCTACGCCCCGGTTTTTGTGATTTCAGCAGTTACCCGCACCGGGTTAGAGCCGATGTTACAAGAAATTTGGGGAATTCTCGACCAAATGAAGGTTCCTCAAGAAGTGGAGGTATTGAGATAA
- a CDS encoding Mo-dependent nitrogenase C-terminal domain-containing protein — MTSTVQSPYSSQQIAAWLRGLLTIAWADGNFDAQEQELIASITENELAPKIKFDSLEVITPEELAAVLGKSTPAAENFLRTAIMVAIADGTYSPSEDQVLHQFCQALEQPENLLEALRHTLEYPQLTPTIASPGLTKRQIDALHPLRDWLDKLDIQDPRVARFLCKMIPSQCPFERDVTLFGRKIVHIPPMCKINPLYEQLVGLRFRALSYLADKCGEDVSPYI, encoded by the coding sequence ATGACAAGTACCGTTCAATCCCCCTACAGCAGCCAACAGATTGCCGCTTGGTTGCGTGGGCTGCTCACCATTGCTTGGGCTGATGGTAATTTTGATGCCCAAGAACAGGAATTAATTGCTAGCATCACCGAAAATGAATTAGCTCCTAAGATTAAATTCGATTCATTAGAGGTAATTACCCCAGAGGAATTAGCCGCCGTCTTGGGTAAAAGTACCCCAGCTGCGGAAAATTTTTTAAGGACAGCGATCATGGTAGCGATCGCAGATGGCACTTATTCTCCCAGCGAAGATCAGGTTCTGCATCAGTTCTGCCAAGCCTTAGAACAGCCAGAGAACTTACTAGAAGCCCTTCGCCACACCCTAGAATACCCACAGCTTACCCCCACTATCGCCAGCCCTGGACTTACAAAGCGTCAAATTGATGCACTACACCCCCTGCGCGACTGGCTGGATAAGCTAGATATCCAAGACCCAAGAGTAGCCCGCTTTTTGTGTAAAATGATTCCCTCCCAGTGTCCCTTTGAGCGGGATGTCACCTTATTTGGACGCAAGATTGTCCACATACCGCCGATGTGTAAAATTAACCCGTTGTATGAACAACTGGTGGGCTTACGTTTCCGCGCCCTTTCCTATCTGGCAGATAAATGCGGTGAAGATGTTTCACCCTATATTTAG
- a CDS encoding glutamate--cysteine ligase gives MFLFGIEHEVAFLNKEGKFADFSHTKFADFNQIIERLPTYPSDYPQLRVGDAGIKMKRWYIEGFERFADSDKVIDCHAKGIEIRTTIHSDIQGAISELSESFHLLREVAADFGFSPVLVSFNPYNPVFEPHPPLNDYEIKELQAYPDEQTANIHMVSYGPDLNISVANLSTEDVIDVGKKLTYYSPYIVPFSYSSPFYQGGLWDGLSVRTFIRTGKRPAALVFIQKQEQLINSIPSLTKIARIPAEVGRIEFKACDSCDNFLIYAALLTLLKGLVLDETLLGRATVPDAALHQLSAKEGFDNEDIFGNATKVLQAAEVALKDDPDVNYLTPLKVMLAKRKTRSHELIEMFHRVSSIEEVIRQTYQV, from the coding sequence ATGTTTTTATTTGGCATTGAGCATGAAGTCGCTTTCCTAAACAAAGAAGGAAAGTTTGCTGATTTTTCTCACACAAAATTTGCTGATTTCAATCAAATTATTGAAAGGCTACCTACATACCCCAGCGACTATCCTCAACTACGCGTTGGCGATGCGGGTATTAAGATGAAAAGATGGTACATTGAGGGATTTGAAAGATTTGCAGATTCCGACAAGGTGATAGACTGTCATGCTAAAGGTATCGAAATTAGAACGACTATACATTCTGATATTCAAGGCGCTATTAGTGAATTGTCAGAAAGTTTTCACTTACTACGTGAGGTTGCTGCTGACTTTGGTTTCTCACCAGTTTTAGTTAGTTTTAATCCCTACAATCCGGTTTTTGAGCCTCATCCCCCATTAAACGATTACGAAATTAAAGAGCTACAGGCTTATCCTGACGAACAAACTGCTAATATTCACATGGTGTCTTATGGGCCAGATTTAAATATTTCAGTGGCAAATTTGTCTACTGAAGATGTGATTGATGTTGGCAAAAAATTAACTTATTACAGTCCCTATATCGTCCCTTTTAGTTATAGTTCCCCTTTTTATCAGGGAGGATTATGGGATGGTTTATCGGTACGAACGTTTATCAGAACCGGAAAAAGACCAGCAGCCCTGGTTTTTATTCAGAAACAAGAACAACTTATTAATAGCATACCTTCCTTGACAAAAATTGCCCGCATTCCGGCTGAAGTGGGACGCATTGAATTTAAGGCTTGTGATAGTTGTGATAACTTTTTAATCTATGCAGCTTTGCTGACATTATTGAAAGGTTTGGTGTTAGATGAAACCTTACTGGGTAGAGCAACTGTACCCGATGCAGCATTACACCAACTTTCTGCAAAAGAAGGGTTTGACAACGAAGATATTTTTGGCAATGCGACAAAAGTCTTGCAAGCAGCTGAAGTTGCTTTAAAAGATGATCCAGATGTTAATTATTTAACGCCGTTAAAAGTAATGCTGGCGAAGCGAAAAACAAGATCCCATGAATTAATAGAAATGTTCCATCGTGTAAGTTCGATAGAAGAGGTAATAAGACAGACTTATCAAGTTTAA